From the Rhizobium sp. ARZ01 genome, the window AAATAGAGAAAATAGAGCTGCGCAAGCAAGGGCGTAGCGCGAATGAGATCGATATAACCGACGCCCAAAGCGCGCAGCCATCTGATCGGCTGGATGCTGAGCGCACAAGCCACGACACCAATGATCAGCGCTCCGGCAAAACCTGCCGCTGACAGCATCAATGTGTTCAGAAAGCCTTGCCATAGGTCAGGAAGGTATTCTGAGATGACCCGGATGTTCAGATTACCAAGCATGTATCACCAACAGCATCTCTTTTTCCGTTCGAGGCGCGGGCTTGACCCACCCGCGCCTCGAATTTGCTCTCAGTGATCAGCCTGCCACTTGTTGGAATTGACCCAGTAATCCAGGTTTTCCTTCAGGCGGCCATCAAGCGTGATGTTGTCGATGAACAGGTTCGTCCAGATCAGCAGGTCCTGCGAATCGTAGCGAACGGCATAAGCCAACGGCTCGGAGCTCAGCATTTCCGGGAACACGGTGAACGTACCTTCCGGATAGTTTAGCACTTGGGCGGCAACAGCGGTGTTGTCGTTCACGCCGCACTGCGCCTGGCCCGATGCAACCGCGTCAAGCACGACCGTTCCGCCGCCCTTGAACGCCTTCACTTCCGCTTCCGGAAAGAATTTCGGCATGTTTTTCTCGGCCGTGGAACCCAGAATGACGCCAATCGTGGTGCCCGGCTTCTTGCAATCCTCAAGGGTCTTGAAGTCGCCGCCAGCCGCGGTGAAGGCCACCGAGCCGACATGGATCCAAGGCTGGGTGAAGGCCACCTTGGTCGCGCGGGCCATGGTGGCAGTCATATCGGCCGCCAGAACATCAGCCTTGCCGGAAAGAAGCGCAGGGATCAGGCCATCCCAATCGAAATCGAGGTACGTTACCTTGACGCCCATCTCCTTGGCCATCAGCTCGGTCATCTGAATCGCGCTGCCCGTCCGCTCGCCGTTCTTGTCCATGAACGAATAGGGAGGACCTTGTGTTTGCACAGCAACGCGAAGTTCACCGCGTGCCAGGATGTCGTCCAAGGTTCCAGCCTCGGCGCCACGTGCTCCAATGGTGGCGCCCGCCGCCGTTGCAAACAATGCTGATGCAATAAACGCACTAAACTTGCTGATCATTTCCGGTCTCAATCCTCCCTCAGGAAAAGGTCAATTCGCGTTCGCGCGACGCAGGTGATCCGACCGGTCAGGTCTTTTCCGGATCAATTCTGTCGTTTTTCTCGCCGAACTCTTCCTCCCACACGCCGCGCGGCAGACTTAGCCACTTGTTGTGGGACTTCATGACAACGAACGTCTCGCTGCCCTGAATCACACCAGGATCGGCCAGCCCGGGGAGCAGTTCGCTCGTCACCCGGTAAAGCTCCTCCATGTCACCTTCAAACATGACCTCGCACAGAAGGTCATAGCGTCCGGTGACGATGCTGACCGACGTCACGAACGGCAATTCGGACATCTTTTTCGCGATCTCGTTCAATCGACCGTGGCCATTGGCGTGAATGCCAAGGATGGCGACAATCAATTCGGGGCGCTCCGAAACGTTCACGACCCCGGCTATCCGGAGAAGCTTGCGCTCGACAAGCGCTTTTAGTCTTGCTCGAACAGTTGGGGGGCTAAGTTCAAGGCGATCCGCGATCTGATTTGCGCCGTCGCGCGCGTCTTCCGACAAGAGCTTGACGAGCTTTCGGTCAATCTTATCGAGCAGCGCGCGCATGTGAATCCCCCGTTCACCTGTCTCTGGCGAAGGTCTTATTTCGTTTTGGAATATTTAGTCAATGCAATTTTTCAAATTGAAAAAGTTTGCAGTCGGAATTTTTATTTTCGGACCGAGGCCGGAGAACTCCGCGCCCGAAGGCTCTATTGAACCGGGACCCGATTGGCGCACATCATGTGGGAACTTCTGCCCGGAGCGATCTCGGCTGAGATCAGGTTCTCTGGTGCGTCTGCACCAACTAAAGCGTGTTCACCGACGATGTCTGCTTTCGGGCAACGACAAAGCTTGCTCCAACGGCTGACATGAAGGCGCGTTGCTGACAGGCTGCTCAAGCTGGAACCGGCCCGTCGGTCTCGGGGCCGTCAGCGGACTGACTGCTTTCGGTTGCGCGTTAGAGAAAGTGGACGTCCCGCCGTCAATCAAGCGACTGACTTTCGATCGGTAGGTCCAGGCTTCGAATCCCTGCGCGCTCACCAAAAACACCATAAAAATCCCACCCTTTTACTGACGATTTTCGCTGTTTGCGGTTTGGGTAGGTTTCCCCGGCTCCCATGCCCGACCCCACACAGGGTCGCCCGACGCTCAATACCCTCCGGCGTCGGGCGCCGGCACCCCCTCATAATGTCGTGGCCTGAGGGAGGGCTTCCCCTTTACCGGATGTATACGCTTCAGAAGCACCGTGGATGAAAGCGCGACGAGTAATGCGTTCGCGCTTCCTCCCAAGGTAACTAGCCCACTCCGGCGGGCTTCCTTTTGCCGGAATTTCGTGCGGCAGAACCCCTATGGATGGCCCGTGGCCGACTTCTTCAAATGCCGTCGAAACTACCTATCTTTCACCGGACTAGCTATGGCAGCATCGGAAGCGGCCAATGTCTCGCAGTGGAATCATCTGCAGCGCTTTGACGGCACTCGCGTTGGTCGGGTTGTTTTGCGGTGTTGGCAACGTACGCGCCGAAGACCTTCTAGGTGACGTGATCGACGGCATCGTTCAGGCGACTGCTCCAACGCTCCAGAAAGCGATCGTCAGCTCAAGAGATGACGCCCTATCGGCGGGCGTTCAACCAATACCGCCAGCAATTCGGCAAAAGCTGCAGGGGTTTGTAGACAGTGGAATCCTGGACGTTACTCGCTACCGTGTTGGCGGCGGTGGCGAGCTAAGTCTGCAAGTGAATGCCTTTCGCTACGGGGCGGCAGATGCCATCACCCTCGATTACGTTATCGTCTTCGCCCATGAAGCAGATGCGCTCCATAACGTAGTCGGCTGGGTTCATGAACTTACGCATGTCCGGCAGTATCAAGACTGGGGAGTGCAGGGCTTTTCCATCAGATACATTCGCAGCCATGGCTCAGTCGAACAGGAGGCCTACAACGAAGAAACACGGTATCGCGCGTGGGCCGGTCGCCAATAGTCAACAACGTCCTTGTCGGCGGCGTTCATCCTCGCCGCCGTATGAATCGCTGCGATTGGTGGCGGGTGAGTCTATTTGCTTCCAACGCCCCATGTGTACGGCGCAGGATCCAAGCTGGCTCACGAAGCCGAAGGATTACGCTGGGGGCAGTCCATGGATTTCACACCAGCAACAGCACTTATGGTGCCTTTTGCGGTTTTACTGATGGGTCTGTTCGCACGGAGCGATGCCCACATGGCGGCTGGCGGTTGGGTCGATGTCGATGGTGACTGCCAAGCGATTCCGAGTTCGGACGTCACGAAAGGGCCGTTCGGATTCTCAATTCACCTTCATCCGGGAGACCATCATCTTGTGACCAGAAATCAGCTATTGTTAATCCCTTACGGAAAGGAGATTCCATCTCACGACTATGACTATCACATCTGCCTTCAGCCAACAGATGACCCTTCTGAAGCTGCGGGAATGGGACAGGCTGGGAGGTACCGCATTAACTGCTTCTTTGCGCCTCCGGACGGTAGTTGATGGCGCAAGGGCGGCGGAACCCCATAGATGGCCTGTGGCCGGTAAGCTTGCGAAACATCACAAGAGCGTCGACGTAGCCGAGCGAGGGGTGAAGAAACACTTCCGGAAGCCGACCGACGATCTCAAATCCGAGCGACTGCCACAGCCGCACCGCGCGTTCGTTGCTGCTGATGACGAAGTTGAACTGCATGGCCCGAAAGCCCTTCGCGCGAGCATGAGCGAGTGAGTGCTCGTGCATCGCCGGGCAATACCGCGGCCACTTGCGGCTGCGTCTGTCATGTAGCCGCAGTTGCAAACATGTGTTCCGCCGCCCGCCTGGTTCGCTCGTATGTAGTACGTTCCGACGATCAAGCCGTTCTCTTCCGCGACTTGTAGGGCGCCTATTTCCCGGGTGGCCGATATTCGCCAACTAGCTTAGAAGCCTTGTCGGCCACGGCTTTGAACTCGGGGCCTGTCCAAGCTCGCACCGTGGTCACGTCGGACACCATCCCCGATGCAGCCGTCGCCAACAACGCCGCAAGGGTAGATTCTGACTCCCCCTCGGTGATGAGCATGAAGTCGGAATCGCCCGTCGTAAAATAAAAGCTGATCAGTTTACCGCCGGAAGCTTCCACCAGCTTCCGCACCGCAGGTTCGCGATCCTCCGGCGTTGCTACCAGCCTTTTTGCGTAGTCTTGTGTCAGCCGTCCGCGTGTAATCAGCCTTGGCATACTGACCTCCCTCCAGACAGACCTCATCAGTCGAGGCATCTAACCATAGCATACCGGACCATCGTAGCCCTAGCGCGAGGCCAGACGCGTTTCGTCCATTTCGTGCTCGTAGAGCTCGTCCATACTCAACGAGGCGACTTCGGCAAACGGAGCCTGGTTCGTCACGCGGCCGTCGCCGAGAATGATGACTTCATCGCAGAACGAAATCGTGCTGCGGTGGTGGCTGATGACAATGGTCGTGCGGCGACCCGCCCTCGACCTCAAGGTCTCGACGATTGCTGCTTCCGACAGTCCGTCCATGGCGTTTGTGGCTTCGTCGAGAATAAGGACCTCGGGATCCCGCAACAAAGCTCTTGCCAGTGCTATCCGCTGGCGCTGCCCGGCCGACAGACTTGCGCCGCGATAGCCGACGATCGTTGCGTAGCCTTGGGGTAGTTTCTCGATAAATTCGTGCGCCTCGGCAAGCCGGGCGGCATGCTCTGCGTCGGCGATCGAAGCGATCCGACCATAGGTGATGTTCTCTAGAATAGTTCCATCCACCAGTTCAAGATCCTGACTGGCAAGGGCAATCTTGCTTCGCCATTGGGCGGGGTCGATTCTGTCCAGAGGCATCCCGTCGATCAGAATATGGCCCTGATCGGGCTCAACAAACCGGCACAGGAGATTGACGATCGTCGTCTTTCCTGCGCCCGATCGACCAATGATGGCAGTTGAACAGCCGCTCCGGACTTCAAATGTTGCGGCGCGCAGCACGCCAGGGCGTGCGTCCGAGCCGGGATACTTGAACGTCACGCGGTCAAATTTGATCTGCTGGCGCAAGGCCCGGGCCGGTTCGTCGCCGGTCGGCGGCGGCGGCTTGTCCGACGAGTCCAACAGCCATCGCACCTCTTCCAGAGAGCCACTCCAGCCCTGTATTTGACTCCACGCCAACTGCAGTGAGCGGATATGCGGCTGCAACCGGTAGAGCAGGACGACGAACGCCACAATGACGGGAAAGGTCACTCCCAAAGCCCATGCGCTCACGACCGCGGCCAGAAAGAGAGCCGAGTGCAGCACTTCGGTCAGTGGCGGCAGAGCGCCCTGCCGGGTTTGGAGGACGAAGCCGGCCTTTCGAACGGCGTCCGATGCAGTGTCGAAGACGGACTTTTCCCGCGGTTCCTGTCCAAACACGCGGATGAGCCGCCCGGCGTGAATGAGGTGGAGCATCCTTGCGGCAAGTTCGCTGTTGAGTGATGTGACATTGCGGCTCGGATTTTTGAGGCTGGCCGACAGAACCGCGTGTGCGAGCTGGACGAGCACGAGTCCAAGCGCGACACACAACGTCATCTGCCAGGACAGGAGCAGCAGGAAGATGAGCAGAATGACGGCGGCCGAGCTGTTCACGATTGCGCCAAGGACAGTCTGCATCGCATCCGACGCGCGCCAGGACTCGTTGGAAATAATGTTCAGCAAGCGCCCCGGGCTTTGTTGCAGGAAAAATGGGTACCCAACCCTCAAGAGCTGATCGGCGAGCGCGCTTCGTATGGCATGGCTGGCTTTGCCGTAGATGAAGTTGGTAAGGACAGTATTCGCAAATGCCAGTATGTTCTTCAGGGTGATCAATGCGAGGACGGCAACGGAGATCACCATCAAGCGTTCGCCATCATCGAAGCCCGACCCCACCTGTTCGAAGACGGCAGATAGTCCGCCTGCGCCCGCGTCGTCCTTTTGACCGGCAATGATACTGAGCATTGGAATGATGAGGCCAATGCCTGTGCCTTCAAGCACGGCGCTGCCCAGCCCCAGAACAACGACTGCCGCAAGCGGGCGCCACTGTCGACCCAGCGTGCTGCGCAGTATCTGAAAGCCCGGGAGGAGGAACTTCAACATGATCGATACTACCTCAGCGAACGCGCCGCCTGTTTGATCTGGGTTATTTCCGGGGGCTGCGCCCGTCTGGTTATGGCAAGTCGCGCAAACTTGGCCGCTCCGAGCAAATTCATGAACACGATTGGCCAGTGGGACAGAGAAACTTCAGGATCGAATCGGGGGCCGCCGAAAAGTTCCCGCCCCGCAGACCTGATGGACCAGCAAAAATGGCGAATCAGCCAGGGAGCCTTGAGGACGTGTTTCAGGCACAGCGCTCCATTCCCAAGACTGTAATCCCGGTGAAGTGCTTCGATTGCCTCGCGCGTATTTCGACCGTGATAGTGGAGGACAGTCATGTCGGGCACATATTCGATCGGGATGCCGAGTTGAAAAGCGCGCACAAGATAGTCGGTATCCTCGGCCGACTTCAAAGGGCTGCCCGCGCCAAGCCGCTCGTCGAAATGGCCGATTTGGAGTGCAATCTCACGATGCATCGTCATGTTGCAGCCCAATATGAAGCCACCAGGATGGACATCGGGGGTAAAGCGCTCGCGCCTCTTTGACCGCTTAATTGTAAAGGGGAAATCGAGCGGGCTGCCGAGTTCGACGCGACCGCCGCGGATGATATACCGCTCGCCGGTCGTGTAATGCCGCTCCAAATCCTGCAGGTAGCGACAGTCGACTGCGCAATCGTCATCGACGAAAACCAGTATCCGGCCGCGCGACCGCTCCAATCCTGCATTGCGGGCGGCGGCCAGGCCCGGGCGCGGCTCCGTGATAAGCGTAATCGCAAGACTTGACGTCGCGGCGATACGGATCAACCGTTCGGCCGTGTCGTCCGTTGAACCGTTGTCGACCACTACGAGCTCGCTCGTGACCGTGGCGTGAGACAGGCAGGCAATCTCAATCGATCTGATGCAGGTCTCCAGAGCCTCGGCGCGGTTCCGCGTACAGACGATGAAGCTCGCCAGAGGTTCGCGCCGCTCGGCAGACGACGGAGCGGCGGCAATGGCCCAGGCGCTCTCTTGCACGATTTCGGGACGTTCCGGAGCCATGCTAACAAATCCCATGTTGCGGCAACACGGTGGCGGCAGGCACGGACTCAAGATACCGCGAGAGCGCATCGAGCCGCTTAGTTGCCGCAATTGAAAGACGACTGCACCACGGCGCGTAGGCACCCGCGCGCAGGCCGTATCGCTCCCGGCGTCGAATGAGCCCCCATTTTCCTGTCCTAGTCAGAAACTCATGCGTCAACTGAGGCTGCTCAGCGTCGTTGATGAGCTGATAGAGGAAATAGAAGAAACACAGGGCGCCGTCCTCATAGCTTGACTGCGCCGCCGCGCGGCGATCCGCGATTTTCGCTTCGAGCGAGAGAATGAAACTGGCCGCCCGTCGTACGGTATCGGACGTTACTGCGACACCGATGCCGCGCAGGGCATCGGGATCGTCGACAAGAGATTCACGCTCGAGGTTCTCGGTAACAATCTTCAGATGCGTTTGACGCATCAACCGCTTATGCTTGTTTGTGACGCTGCCGTCGTGGATGCGATAGGCAACCAGGCTCTCGTCGATCATCGTCGCAGGAAAGCGGCCGGTAATCCGCCTGAACAGATCGAAGTCTTCCGCATGCACATAGCTCGCGTCGTAGACTAGCATGTCCTCCGGTATGACCCGCCGGTTGTACATCACGGTCGAGTGCATGAAGATGGTGAAGAACATCGACAATATGCGCCAATTTCCCGACTGATACATCGGATTGGGCGTGCCGCGCACCATTCGATTGCCAAGAAGGCGATCGATGCCCGTGCCGCTGATCGCAAGCTGAGGCTGCTGCATAAACAATGAAACCTGGCGGGGAAAACGCGAGGGATAAGCAATGTCGTCGGCGTCCATCCGGGCGATAAGGTCGCCCTTCGCGATGGCCAAGCCCTCGTTCAAGGTCGCAATGAGGCCGCGGTTCTCCCGAGAGACAATGGAGATACGATCGTCGGCCTTTCGATACCGCTGCAGGATCTCCAGTGAGCGGTCCGTCGAGCCGTCGTCGATTGCAACGACCTCCAGGCGATCATGATCCTGGCGTAGGATGCTCTCGAGCGCCGCGGCGAGATAGGGTTCGCCATTGTAGACAGGCAGCAGGACGGAGACCAGTGGAACGGGCATGGTTCAGCTCGCGTGTTTATTGAAGATCGGAGGTTTGGAAAGCGTCGCAGCGATTGGCGCGTGTATGAACCACGGACGGATGTTCCCTTCTGCCGTGAACCCACTCGACTGGGTTTCCAGCATGCGCGAACGATGCAGCAGGGCTCCGGTCTCTCGGAGTGACGTAAGGGAAGTGGCGCTTGAGCCGGTTGAGCCGCTTTTCGAAGACCGACCAGGAAATCGAGGCAAGCATCAATGTGGCTGCGCCCGCGACCACAAACCGTCCGGGACCCTGCTGCGAAACATTGACGGGAATCCAAGGTTGCGCCTTGACCACCAGGGAGAGCACGATTGGGTGGAGAAGGTAGACGCCGTAACTGATGCGCCCCAGTGCAGTCAGCGGGGGGAGTTCTGCCAGCCGGCCGAGATATCCGCTCACACCCGCCGAACAACATCCCACAAGCATTATAAGTGGTACGAGGGGCAGAACCTCCATGCCAATCCAGGTTGCCCACTCAAGCGTTGGCGTCATCGGTGTCGATTTCAACCACAGCAGGATAACAAAGGCAGCGGCAAACGGCGTCCAGCTCAGCTTCATCCATTGCGGCCAGGACGGGCTTCTGGCTCGATAAGCGGCCAGCAGCGCCCCTGCTGCGAGCGCGTCCATCGACGCTGAAGGGAGCAGATCACGCATGAGAGAAGGCGTCCCGGTCACCGGCCAGCAGAAACGGTATGCCAACGAACATGCGATGACGGCGATGCAGATCCGCTCAATCAAATGGCGCGGCGCCAGCAGGATTACCAGCGGCCAGACGATATAGAACTGTTCCTCGATGCTCAGGCTCCATGTGTGACACAGAACCCAAGGGGTCCAGTCATCCTGCAGAGCATACCAGAAGTTCGAAAGATAAAGTGCGTGCCACGTCAGGTTGCCTCGGGCGCCTTCGAGATTGACAATCCAAATGAAGCCCAACATGGCGAAATAGGGAGGAAATATGCGCAGTGCGCGACGTATATAGAATGATTTCAATGCAGTGGATGGTTGGTACCGGTCGGCACAACGCGCATCCAGAAGGAGCCGCGTTATCAGAAATCCGCTGAGCACGAAGAACAAACGCACGCCAAGGTGACCCCAATGGGATCCGTCAGTGGCGAAAAAATGTGCGTACAGCACCATCGTGACGGCAATGGCTCGCAGCCCATCCAACTGCCGATCGCGTGCATTTGACATAGACACCGCTCGGCGATCAGCCCTTTGTCTGCCACTCTCCTTGATGGTGTCAGCTCCCCAATGCCGTTCTCGCCGCCTGCCGCATCAACATGCGGAACGGTGAAGCGTTGAGGCGGAGCCTGGACTGTAAGTGTGAATTCGGCCAAACTTTGACAGCTACAGCTTGATCCGATGATTGCGCCACGGAAGATGGCCGACTGTCCGCTGCCAGGACACCCAACACGAAAACGAACATCTGAGCTCTTGCCCGAGCAGTTCGCTCGTCACCCGGTAAAGCTCCTCCATGTCACCTTCAAACATGACCTCGCACAGAAGGTCATAGCGTCCGGTGACGATACTGACCGACGTCACGAACGGCAGTTCGGACATCTTTTTCGCAATCTCGTTCAGTCGACCGTGGCCATTGGCGTGAATGCCAAGGATAGCGACGATCAACTCGGGGCGCTCCGAGACATTCACAACCCCGGCTATCCGGAGAAGCTTGCGCTCGATGAGCGACTTCACTCTCGCCCTAACCGTGGGGGGGCTGAGTTCAAGGCGCGGCGGTAGCTCTCAGTGATGTTATTCGCCTAAGTAATGCGCTCTTAACATGAAGAGAGATGCGTGTTCTGCGGCTGTTTAAGCCCGCAGCAGCGGGGATCCGCGTGCCGCCTTCTCAGCCGTCTCTACCTGCGGTCTCGAATGGCAGCTCCCGGGCACTGCGCCGAAGAGCCTGAACGACCGATTTGGAAGCGCAAACCGGACAGAACAAATGCCCTAGCTAGCAAAGCTAGCAACAATTCGCGTCGCAATATTTCCGGAATTAGGTAGCAAAAACCACTAGACCTAAAATAGCGTCCGCGCTGGCGTCATCGGTATAGCTCCGTTGAAAACTCTAGGGGTCCCAGGTATTGTATGGATGGGTCGGACGCCGCACTGCGACGTCGAGGAAGATTTGGAATAAGAGAACCGCGCTCCCGCCCGACTTCTGCTAGCCAAAGCAGTATTTTTTCAATGGAACCCTTGGTGACTGGTTCGTCGGTGATTGTTAGTTCGATAGACTTGAGCTGATAGCCTTCACCAAAGCTTGCAACCAAGTCGTTTGGATTAACGCGCTTCAGGCTCGCTGGATCACCGATGTCATCGAACGTGACAAGCAGAGGATAATCGGCGTCCTTCAGAATCCGCGTGCGCCGCGTGTTCTGAAGCGTTGAATAGTATTCGCCTGCTTCTTCGCGGCTCTTCGGCCGATGGGCGGGCATAAATATCTTCCAGGCTGTCTCCCAGCCATAGCCTTCCAGCGTTGCAAAAAGATATCTTCCTGGCGCGACCTCAACTACGATAGCTTCACCCCTGAAGGAGTATGATGGACCTCCCTCGCCGCCCAGTTTAAGCCATTCGGGGTTGCGTGATATTTTCACGGCCCCCACCGAACTGCCTGTGACCTCCCCAGTTGGCGTCTGGACCACGACAGTAAGTTTCTGATGCCAAGACCAGTAGCCGAAACCAAGAAACTCGCATCCGGCGAGGACGGAGAGGATGAACAACAGTCCAAGAGCAGCGCGAACTTTCACGTAAACCGATCCGTCTTCACATAACATGCCTCAATGTAGCTCGATAGGAACGGCTCGTCATGCGGGAACAGAAGGCGCAGTTAATATCTTTGCGAGCAACGCCCCCTCGTCGCAGCTGCGTAGCGGACTGGCGCTTTCGGCACGTTCAAGATGAAGCAGACGACCCATAGGCCAAAGTGTTCAATGTCCCTGTTCAGGATTGCTATTTTAATTCAAACACGTAGGCCGCTATTGGTGGTTTTTGCTACCTAATGCCGAATATTTCCCGCGCCTCGCTACGAATGAATGTTTTGATTCATCCGAAACAGGTTTTCGGGATCGTACTGCCGCTTGATACTCAGCAGCCTCTCAAACGCCTCAGCGCCGACTGCATCACGGACCAGGTTTTCGCCCTCTCCAAGCCCCGGGAAATTCAAATAGCTTCGCCCCGTCGAATGGCGTTGCATAGCCGCCCACAGCAACCTGACCCATTCTATGTTTGCAGCATCGTCGGGCGGTCGGGACCAGATCGCATCGAGGCTCAGCATGAAGGGCATCGATCTGTCACCGAAGGCCGTGGCACTGGCTTCGATCCGTTGCATCTGCCCGCCGAACTTCCAGATGGAGGCGAATGTCATCTCGGACGGTCGCTTCGCGAGCCCGTTCACGATCGTTTTGATTGCCTCGCCCTCCAAGGAGGAAAGGTAAGTCGACTTCCAGTAGCACCGGTCTTGCCCCTTGGGAAACAGACCATCGTAAAGCGTCTGGAGCATTCGATATGGCAAGCGGTCGCTGAAGTCCAAGAGAGGCTCGCCGAACTGACGGAGTGGCATCGTCACCCCCTCACCAGTTTCGGCCGGACCGTTATAAACCGTCGCGAGTGCCAACACTCGCCTGCCCCAAACATCGTGGGGATAGGCTGGATCGTCTGGAATGGTGGAGAACTCTGCCAATCCCGATACTTCGTCAGGAGCCCCCGCCATGAAATCACGCCATAGCGGAAGAATCTCGGCAGCCCGTTCCTCCGGATAGACTGGTGCGCAGAACATGATCTCCGGCGGGATCGGATGAAGCCTGAATTCGAAATTCACTACGATACCGAAATTCCCGCCTCCGCCACGAAGCGCCCAGAACAGATCAGGGTTTTCAGAGGCGCTCGCCCGGGCCAGCGTTCCATCGGCGGTCACCAGTTCGGCTGAGACAAGGTTGTCGCAACTGAGACCATGCTTTCCGCGCAGCCAGCCGATACCGCCGGAGAGCGTGAGACCTGCAACGCCAGTGTTGGAGATCAGGCCGCCGGGGGTGGCCCGACCGAAAGGTGTGGTGGCGGCGTCGACATCGCCCCAGGTCGCACCACCTTCGACGAACGCTCGATCCAGTTCCGGGACAATGCGCACACCGGTCATCAGGGACATGTCGACCATCATGCCGCCCTCACAGACAGCATAGCCGGCAACGTTGTGAC encodes:
- a CDS encoding FAD-binding oxidoreductase, with the protein product MSAEQLRKEFRGDVLEPGSPGYDEARIVWNGMIDRRPILIARCRNAADVVLAVNHAREKELVIAVRSGGHNVAGYAVCEGGMMVDMSLMTGVRIVPELDRAFVEGGATWGDVDAATTPFGRATPGGLISNTGVAGLTLSGGIGWLRGKHGLSCDNLVSAELVTADGTLARASASENPDLFWALRGGGGNFGIVVNFEFRLHPIPPEIMFCAPVYPEERAAEILPLWRDFMAGAPDEVSGLAEFSTIPDDPAYPHDVWGRRVLALATVYNGPAETGEGVTMPLRQFGEPLLDFSDRLPYRMLQTLYDGLFPKGQDRCYWKSTYLSSLEGEAIKTIVNGLAKRPSEMTFASIWKFGGQMQRIEASATAFGDRSMPFMLSLDAIWSRPPDDAANIEWVRLLWAAMQRHSTGRSYLNFPGLGEGENLVRDAVGAEAFERLLSIKRQYDPENLFRMNQNIHS